The DNA region CGACCAGAGAGAGCGGACCCGCGAGCGTCAGGGCCCGGTAGAACCAGCGCGATTCCGGGAGCCGTCGTCGCCTGATGCGGACTGCGAGGAAGACCACGCCGAGGAGCGCCAGCAGCGTTCCGATCCCGACCATGAGCTGGAACGCGACGCGTACGACGTTCACCGGCGGACGGCGGTCAGGAGGGACGGCATCGAGCCCTTGGACTCGCGCGTTCGGGTCGTGATAGGCGAGGAACGAGAGCAGCTTCGGAATCCGCAGCCCATACTTGACCCTGCCGTCGGTGTACCAGCCGAGCAGGTGCTCGGGAGCACCGCGCGTCGTCTTCGGCACGCCCTCGAGGGCGGCGAGCTTGGTGGGCTGAGCGACCGCCACCTCTCGCGCCGCCCAGTCCCCTACGAGGACCTGCGCCGGTGATGCCAGCGCAGCGATTGTCAACGGTATGGCCAGGGCCGTGCGTTCGTAGCGGCCCCACCTGCCACGCAGCCGCGCGAACGCGTAGGCGCCCGCCACCAGGAAACCGGTGACGATGTAACCCGCGATGTACATGTGCACGAGCTCGTGCCAGAAGAACCAGTTGCCGAACAGCGCGTCGACCGGGTGCACGTCGACGGCCTGCCCTGACCGCATGGCGAACCCGCTGGGATGTTGCATCCAGCCGTTCACAGAGATCACCATCAGCGAACCGGTCATTCCGGCTATGACGATCGGAAAGCCTGACGCGAAATGCCAGCGCGCCGACAGCCGGTCCC from Thermoleophilaceae bacterium includes:
- a CDS encoding cytochrome ubiquinol oxidase subunit I; this encodes MLGTALAPVSQHYLDEARQMQALSFMVHIPLVCFGIAFPAMVLFAEWLYLRTGDDLYRTLARRWTRVMVALFAVGVVTGTILSFEMGLLWPDFTGTFGAVFGLGFAIEGFSFFLEAIFIGIYVYGWDRLSARWHFASGFPIVIAGMTGSLMVISVNGWMQHPSGFAMRSGQAVDVHPVDALFGNWFFWHELVHMYIAGYIVTGFLVAGAYAFARLRGRWGRYERTALAIPLTIAALASPAQVLVGDWAAREVAVAQPTKLAALEGVPKTTRGAPEHLLGWYTDGRVKYGLRIPKLLSFLAYHDPNARVQGLDAVPPDRRPPVNVVRVAFQLMVGIGTLLALLGVVFLAVRIRRRRLPESRWFYRALTLAGPLSLVALIAGWVTTEVGRQPWVVYQVMLTTQAVTGASGIPVGYATLVAVYALLAVAVAWVLRRLARAPLAHVAAQYENA